One part of the Pirellulales bacterium genome encodes these proteins:
- a CDS encoding OmpH family outer membrane protein → MKFHLMALLAGAMALGMAFPAVAQQPAGHNIAVIDVSVIFKDHVRFKQAIEQMKTEVEQVENSLKADYENMKKMAEQIKAMNPGSPEFKKLETDFAKADLDFKFKRAQSSKDFAEREGKLYYAIYLEIDQVVKEIAIRNNIALVLRHHSDKIDSNDRTEILRGISKPIVYVNPALDITQHVLNVLNRGAVQPATTPATAQVPGVARPGVQIRQ, encoded by the coding sequence GTGAAATTTCATCTGATGGCGTTGTTGGCGGGGGCCATGGCCCTGGGTATGGCGTTTCCGGCGGTTGCCCAGCAACCGGCCGGGCATAACATTGCCGTGATTGATGTCAGTGTGATCTTTAAGGATCATGTGCGCTTCAAGCAGGCAATCGAGCAAATGAAGACCGAGGTGGAGCAGGTCGAAAATTCGCTCAAGGCCGATTACGAGAACATGAAAAAGATGGCCGAGCAGATCAAGGCCATGAATCCCGGCTCGCCGGAATTTAAAAAGCTAGAAACGGATTTTGCCAAGGCCGATTTGGACTTTAAGTTTAAACGCGCCCAATCCTCCAAGGATTTTGCCGAACGCGAAGGAAAGCTGTATTACGCGATTTACCTGGAGATTGACCAAGTGGTCAAGGAAATCGCCATTCGCAACAACATCGCGCTGGTGTTGCGGCATCATTCCGACAAAATCGACTCCAATGACCGCACCGAGATTCTGCGCGGCATCAGCAAGCCGATCGTCTATGTCAATCCCGCCCTGGACATTACCCAGCACGTGCTGAATGTGCTGAATCGGGGCGCGGTGCAGCCAGCGACAACTCCCGCGACGGCCCAGGTCCCCGGCGTGGCGCGTCCCGGCGTGCAAATTCGCCAGTAA